The DNA region CAATTTCCAGCGAGTCCGTGCCGCTTCAATCGAGGTGTCCTGCTCTGATTTTGTCTGGTCATAGACCACTTTGTAAATAATCTCGATTTGGTTCATCGAGATACCTGATTTGTCGATAGCCGGTTCTCGGAACTTTGTAAGATCCGGCTGCAAGCTGAACGAGTTAAGTGAAATGACCGGCGATGTCTGAGCAACCTGGTATACATCAAGATCATCCACACACCGTGGGCAGTCGCACTCAAAGTAGTAGAGTCTAAGTCCTTCACGGCGTATCGACCGAGGCTTGTCGTTTGCTGCAATCACTCCGTCAGTACTTAAGTCCTACTACCAATAACTGTCCACATACCAATGTAAGAAATCGtaatctcctccccctccttaaTCGGTCTCTCCGCCCTCAGCGTCGCCGTCCTCTTATCAAACCCGATAAACGCATTCGGCACACAAGAGTGATTCACCCTCGCCAGCGCAGGATCGAGGAAAATCCCCGACATGCCCGTGTCCGCATCGAGCCGATTGAACGCATTGGTTTGGATCTGACACAGAAATCTCATCGCCACTCTCAGCCCGTCCTCGTTCATGGAAACACCCGAGTAGGTCATTGCCGCCATGGCTTGGAGTTCAAAGTCACCCCAGACTTGCTCGTCTGCTTTGAAGCCTTCGAGGTTGCTCTCGAGGGGGTCGGACCCGTCAAAGGGGTCGCGGATGCCCTTGTCGTTTGTTAGGAGGACTTGGGCCAGTGCTCTTGCGGGGGTAGGCAGCCTATTCCAGCGTCAACATGTCTGCTCTCGTTTTTGACAGGAAAGGGGCTACGTGCCAGTCTTTGCCCGTagtctccctcaccctcgcaaACATCTTACACTCGGCCTTGTGGATCGACTTCCAGTGGGCACGCTGGCACGTTGGGCCGCAGTACACAGCTGCCTTGCAGCCGGTACAGGCTTTGAGTGAGACGGGGGAGAAGCCCTCATTGGAACCGACACGGAGACAGTAGTTGCATGTTGTTCTCATGCTGGGGCCAtcggggagggcgagggtcggggaggaaaaggtggcGATGAGGGAGCCAGGGGTGAAGTCCTGGGTTGCGACGAGGGAGCGGCCGTGAGggccggaggagaaggctgttCCTGGGGGCGGAGTTGGTGGCAttgcaggaggaggggtgattTGAATCTGAActgagatggtgatggtgagatcGGGACTTGGGCAGCTGGTAGAGGGTTTTTAGGTCACAGAATAATCTAGGGCTTTCCCTAGGACTCTACCAAGGACAGTTTTGGTAAACTTTGAGTGAAAGCTGCCTGAACCCTCCTTCCTTCGCACTTGACACGTAAAAATATCCGATGATATATATCTTTCGTCGTCTCGGTGAAGCCCCCACCCCACTATTTCCGTGATGCAGTTAACCAGCCTTGAAATGCCCCGCAGCGCAAACTGTCGCGCGGGAATGGTGGGGCACCAACGGCgcctcatccaccgccagGCGCACACACCGTCCCGGGACTTATCACAGCTCCTTCAAGTCCCAGGATCACCACCGATCCCCAACTCTCACAATGGCCAGCCAAGGAAGAcagcaaggaggagagcaaAGTATGTCTCATTCCCCCCCCCATTCCTCTACCCCCGCACCTCTTTCATGctcacctctcacctctcacctctcaccatctcatctcatttcatctcacctcaccctcacccttcCTGGCCCCCTTTAGCAAGCCCATAACCTACGCCCGtatcccacccccaactAACACATCCTATAGTCTCCCTCGATACCCTCACAGCCCCCCAACTCTCGGCCGTGAAAAAGCAACTCGACGAAGAAGTCGAGCACCTCTCCCAATCTTACGCCCagctcgccgccgcccagTCCAAGTTCAAGGAGTGCCTCCGGGTCGTCAAGTCCGGCTCCGAGACCTTTGACGAGAAAAAGCCCATCCTCGTCCCCTTGACCAACTCCCTCTACGTCAAGGGCCGGATGGCCGACCCGGACAAGGTCATTGTTGATGTCGGGACTGGGTTTTACGTCGAAAAGGTTGGTTTGCTGTGACACTTTCGGATCTGAGTGGCATGGGTTGCTAACGGGATCTGGTGATCAAAACAGGACACCAAGAGCGCGGCAGAGTTTTATGaggccaaggtcaaggagttGGCTGCGAATATTCAAGGACTGGAGGGCATCGTGCAGGCCAAGACTCAGAATTtgaggctggtggaggaaggtAGGTCCATGTCGGGGTTTCACCATGCAAATGAGAGGATTGGGTATGCACTAACTTACTTCATCACCACAGTTCTCAGACAAAAGGTCTTGGCTGCTGGACCAGCTGCTGGCCAGGCTGCTCAGGCGTCATGATGGGCCAATAATTGAGAGTAGCAATGAACCAGCTTCATGTCCAAGTCATCTATCATTCCTACATATGCGAGTGCCCTTGACTGCATGTAACAGTTGGTTTGAGAAGTCACAGACGATACCAGTCGGTGCCATGCTACAAATATGGTGCCCCCTCACGCACCTCTCCTTCGCCACATCACAATAGCCTAGGGTTATAACTGACCTTTGCGTCTCGATATTTTACATTGCAATGCTACAGTATCACAGCCACCCCTTCAAAGCTCGTTTTTCGGAATACAATGACCCATTCACACACCTCTCACCCCTTACACGATAACACAATACagtaaaaaataaaaattcAACTTCCTCCTGAACTTCCCCTATGATataaaacaacaagaagagataTAATACATAGCCCACGAAGGCTCCATGCTTCTCTCCCCAGTGCCATCATCCTACAACCCACCATAAACCAGACGGTCACCTCCCTGATCCCAATAGCCCAAGTGGCATTCGCCATCCAATTCTTCAAATATTCCATCAGGACACGACTCGGTTCGAGCCCTTTGCCCCTGCACTCAGCAGGTTATCAAGCATCTCCTGCACCCACGATACCCACGACAAAAACTCATCCAATGGATGCTCATCGCCACCAGCCTGCGTCAAGGGGTATGGGACCTGGGTCTTGTCTCTCGAGGTCAGGAGTTGAGTGGCAAAACTCTTGTCCCATTCCCGCGGAATCGTAACGGGGAGCCCGAGGTGATCGTCCCAGTCAGGACTGAATATGGAGAGCAGAGTTGTCGTAGTCGGAGGCTTCGTTGTGTTCGTTCCGAACGAATGGTACACCGTAATCTCAAGGCTATACTTGAAACTCAGCTCCAGGGTCCAGATGACCTTGCCCACAATGTTCGTCaccttgttcttcttgatgaaCTCTTGGGACACCGAAATCTTGGGGAAGCCACCTGCATATGTACCTTGGCTGATCTTGGTGAGCCTAGCCATGTCATCTTCAGTCAAAGGTAGACGGGGCCTGCCTTCCCTGCGGCTGACCTCCTGGGAAATCTTCAACTCCCAATCAGTACCTCTGCGGTGCAGAATGTCAGTATACTGAAGCAACTTGGAAATAAGCGTGTTGTCTTGTCTCACCTGTCGGGACAAGCATTGAGGACTGAGAATTCGTTGTAGACTTTGGCTCGTTGATAGGCGCACACGGGCATGATTCTAGGCTTTCGGCCTCTGCCCGCCTTAACGCCTTCTACCATACACTCGATCTCCAAATTTGGCGTGACTATATATAGGGAGAACTCAGGTTCGGAGTCGGGGTCAACGCTCTCTCGGACTACTGCTGGCAAACTTTCATCCCCGTTGATCAGGGCGACTCTGAGGGCTTCAACCACATCGACAGGAACACTGTAAGACTTTTTAGCACGACTCTCATGAGGAACGAGTCCAATCATACTTACTATGGTGAAAGATTGATTACGTCGCGGAAGGCGGCATACTCTAGCTCACGCTCCATTTCGGCCGAGTTGtacctcctcttctctggGTTCCAAATTTCACGTCGCTGTAGGTAGCCGATCCTGACACGCATCTGCATCTTGTTTGGGTCTCGGACAAGTGATCCGACGGCCCGGTCAAGAATATCAGACAGCTGGGCCTTATACTTGGCTTGATGAGTCCCAGAGGTGGTTTCCGAGACGGTTGGGGCCGATGCTGAGGGGACGACAGCGCATCTATCACGACCAAACACGATGGCCGAGTAATCTGCACCTGACTTGGATGGGCACAGTAGGCCATTGGTTCTCCACATGTCTTTGATGTCGGCTTCCTCGATGAGTAGTTTCCTCACTCGCTGGGCAGCGTCCTGCGCAGCCTTGGTGCCAGGTGAATGTATGGAAATTTGGGTGGTCGTGTCGTCGACATTGATGGCCTTGATGTCACACAAGGTATCCTTGCCGATCAGTTCCAACTTTGTGCGTAGAGCAAAGTCGGCCGGGTCGACATcgatggtggagggtgggGCGAGAAAGATCTGGTGCGGTTAGTC from Podospora pseudoanserina strain CBS 124.78 chromosome 1, whole genome shotgun sequence includes:
- the GIM5 gene encoding subunit of tubulin prefoldin (COG:O; BUSCO:EOG092655L0; EggNog:ENOG503P452), with protein sequence MASQGRQQGGEQISLDTLTAPQLSAVKKQLDEEVEHLSQSYAQLAAAQSKFKECLRVVKSGSETFDEKKPILVPLTNSLYVKGRMADPDKVIVDVGTGFYVEKDTKSAAEFYEAKVKELAANIQGLEGIVQAKTQNLRLVEEVLRQKVLAAGPAAGQAAQAS
- a CDS encoding hypothetical protein (EggNog:ENOG503PI0G), giving the protein MDTIERKHFRLGIFLAPPSTIDVDPADFALRTKLELIGKDTLCDIKAINVDDTTTQISIHSPGTKAAQDAAQRVRKLLIEEADIKDMWRTNGLLCPSKSGADYSAIVFGRDRCAVVPSASAPTVSETTSGTHQAKYKAQLSDILDRAVGSLVRDPNKMQMRVRIGYLQRREIWNPEKRRYNSAEMERELEYAAFRDVINLSPYVPVDVVEALRVALINGDESLPAVVRESVDPDSEPEFSLYIVTPNLEIECMVEGVKAGRGRKPRIMPVCAYQRAKVYNEFSVLNACPDRGTDWELKISQEVSRREGRPRLPLTEDDMARLTKISQGTYAGGFPKISVSQEFIKKNKVTNIVGKVIWTLELSFKYSLEITVYHSFGTNTTKPPTTTTLLSIFSPDWDDHLGLPVTIPREWDKSFATQLLTSRDKTQVPYPLTQAGGDEHPLDEFLSWVSWVQEMLDNLLSAGAKGSNRVVS
- a CDS encoding hypothetical protein (EggNog:ENOG503P26V; COG:B) — its product is MPPTPPPGTAFSSGPHGRSLVATQDFTPGSLIATFSSPTLALPDGPSMRTTCNYCLRVGSNEGFSPVSLKACTGCKAAVYCGPTCQRAHWKSIHKAECKMFARVRETTGKDWHVAPFLLPTPARALAQVLLTNDKGIRDPFDGSDPLESNLEGFKADEQVWGDFELQAMAAMTYSGVSMNEDGLRVAMRFLCQIQTNAFNRLDADTGMSGIFLDPALARVNHSCVPNAFIGFDKRTATLRAERPIKEGEEITISYIANDKPRSIRREGLRLYYFECDCPRCVDDLDVYQVAQTSPVISLNSFSLQPDLTKFREPAIDKSGISMNQIEIIYKVVYDQTKSEQDTSIEAARTRWKLCKPLVEAKMWAVEPLPTTILLLATNWQTNYKWAVYALPLACFLATQCDPIKLVAPFMPWRIKGVMIITKLLAFTGELTSSGELAKRCTHEGIVGALAMADQVTMCQALLHIVVHQGSIGAAEDWDVLKEAKMMLKDLESLPGRVDESKMVQAWARDPEDPQAKAFFESEVLKPVNTLASFAPEILEDVLVQGQGSVVRR